One part of the Fusobacterium pseudoperiodonticum genome encodes these proteins:
- a CDS encoding SMI1/KNR4 family protein — MSIVEKYLKELKRAYYKNGGKEIWDNFEKIKEGASEEDIKKLKEEYPEVPDSLIELLKNVDGTYFRKYKGETVAFYFLGSDVGEYPYYLLSSSQILESKDDAYKYYADYVDRKYEEVEIDEEIINDSKKMRWLHFSDCMNNGGTSQLFIDFSPSEKGVKGQIVRFLHDPDEIAVIADSFDEYLENLMEYDLDFIFEDMLE, encoded by the coding sequence ATGAGTATAGTAGAAAAATATCTTAAAGAGTTAAAAAGAGCCTATTATAAAAATGGTGGAAAAGAAATTTGGGATAATTTTGAAAAGATTAAAGAAGGGGCAAGTGAAGAAGATATTAAAAAATTAAAGGAAGAATATCCAGAAGTACCTGATTCTTTAATAGAACTTCTAAAAAATGTAGATGGAACATATTTTAGAAAATACAAAGGAGAAACTGTAGCTTTTTACTTTTTAGGTTCAGATGTAGGAGAATATCCATATTACCTATTATCTTCAAGTCAAATTTTAGAAAGTAAAGATGATGCTTATAAGTACTATGCTGATTATGTGGATAGAAAATATGAAGAAGTAGAAATAGATGAAGAAATAATAAATGACTCTAAGAAAATGAGATGGTTACATTTTTCTGATTGTATGAATAATGGAGGAACATCACAATTATTTATAGATTTTTCGCCATCAGAAAAGGGAGTAAAAGGACAAATAGTTAGATTTTTACATGATCCAGATGAAATAGCAGTTATAGCTGATAGCTTTGATGAGTATTTAGAAAATTTAATGGAGTATGATTTAGATTTCATATTTGAAGATATGCTGGAATAA
- a CDS encoding alanine/glycine:cation symporter family protein: MESLELFLTTVNKWLWGRWLVYVLLGLGILYTFANGFIQVRHFKFIMKKTLVDSFKARNDEKGSGSISTFKAMMVTLAGNVGGGNVVGVATAVAAGGMGAVFWMWVAAFFGMALKYGEIVLSQLYRGKDSEGNLLSGPMYYIRDGLKAPWLGIVIAVLMCTKMMGANLVQSNTISGVLKSNYNVPTWLTGVILICCLMAVVLGGLKRLANIATSLVPIMSIFYVAVGLLVILLNIQEVPGVFKEIFTQAFSMKAAAGGTGGYIIARAMQYGITRGMYSNEAGEGTAPFAHGSAIVDHPCEEGITGVTEVFLDTIIICSITAIVIGVTGIYQSDLSPAVMAIESFGTVWEPLKHLATFALLLFCFTTLMGQWFNAAKSFTYAFGPKVTDKVRFVFPFLCIIGAITKISLVWTIQDVAMGLVIIPNLIALIILFPQVSKQTKDYFSRQK, encoded by the coding sequence ATGGAAAGTTTGGAATTATTTTTGACAACCGTAAATAAATGGTTATGGGGAAGATGGCTTGTTTATGTACTTTTAGGTTTAGGTATTTTGTATACATTTGCTAATGGTTTCATACAAGTTAGACATTTTAAATTTATCATGAAAAAGACTTTAGTTGACTCATTTAAAGCAAGAAACGATGAAAAAGGTTCAGGTTCAATCTCAACATTTAAAGCAATGATGGTAACACTTGCTGGAAATGTAGGAGGAGGAAATGTTGTAGGAGTTGCAACTGCAGTTGCTGCTGGAGGTATGGGAGCTGTTTTTTGGATGTGGGTAGCTGCATTTTTTGGAATGGCTTTAAAATATGGTGAAATAGTTCTATCTCAACTATATCGTGGAAAAGATTCAGAAGGAAACTTACTAAGTGGACCTATGTACTATATTAGAGATGGATTGAAAGCTCCTTGGTTAGGAATTGTTATAGCAGTTTTGATGTGCACAAAGATGATGGGAGCAAATTTAGTACAATCTAATACTATATCAGGAGTTTTAAAATCTAATTACAATGTTCCTACTTGGTTGACAGGAGTAATCTTAATCTGTTGTTTGATGGCTGTTGTATTAGGAGGATTAAAAAGACTTGCTAATATAGCAACTTCATTAGTTCCTATAATGTCAATATTCTATGTTGCAGTAGGATTATTAGTAATATTATTAAATATCCAAGAAGTTCCAGGAGTATTTAAAGAAATATTCACACAAGCCTTTTCTATGAAAGCGGCAGCAGGTGGAACAGGAGGATATATTATAGCAAGAGCTATGCAATATGGTATAACACGTGGTATGTACTCAAATGAAGCTGGGGAAGGAACAGCACCTTTTGCACATGGTTCAGCAATAGTTGATCATCCTTGTGAAGAAGGAATAACAGGTGTAACAGAAGTATTCTTAGATACCATAATAATTTGTTCTATAACAGCAATAGTTATTGGAGTAACAGGAATCTATCAATCAGATTTAAGCCCAGCTGTAATGGCAATAGAATCTTTTGGTACAGTATGGGAACCATTAAAGCACTTAGCAACATTTGCACTTTTACTTTTCTGTTTCACAACTTTGATGGGGCAATGGTTCAATGCAGCTAAAAGTTTCACTTATGCTTTTGGTCCTAAAGTTACAGATAAAGTAAGATTTGTATTCCCATTCTTATGTATAATTGGAGCTATAACAAAAATAAGTTTAGTTTGGACAATACAAGACGTTGCAATGGGATTAGTTATAATACCTAACTTGATTGCATTGATAATTTTATTCCCACAAGTTAGTAAACAAACAAAGGATTATTTCTCTAGGCAAAAATAA
- a CDS encoding PDDEXK family nuclease, which produces MSNWENFEKSCKNYLTTNFGMFAKFEHCGGADSSTSDILVNVKDESSFYIEAKMSTAQCGQFVLLINLNEKKFQYSSKNKTSENEYSKMIVDFMNKNFETFSNPGTKGISIQMKKSIFYNWVINYYKEKKVKFFITKNNEEFLIFPIDQFHKYFDINAVYREKKSGSSRLNSSNKSDFENAMKSTNMKYDFVELDIISNEELNKMKISGKKYDYFLKKYDDTSNNKYEVRKLSNTKNANVIFSIKLLPYSIEQQAKDITMFKKEIMNKEFL; this is translated from the coding sequence ATGTCTAATTGGGAAAATTTTGAAAAAAGCTGTAAAAACTACTTAACAACTAATTTTGGAATGTTTGCAAAATTTGAACATTGTGGTGGGGCTGATTCATCAACTTCTGATATTTTAGTTAATGTTAAAGATGAATCTAGTTTTTATATTGAAGCTAAAATGAGTACCGCACAATGTGGTCAATTTGTATTATTGATAAATTTAAATGAGAAGAAGTTTCAATATTCTTCTAAAAATAAGACAAGTGAAAATGAATATAGTAAAATGATAGTTGATTTTATGAATAAAAACTTTGAAACTTTCTCTAATCCAGGAACAAAAGGGATTTCAATTCAAATGAAAAAATCTATATTTTATAATTGGGTAATTAACTATTATAAGGAAAAAAAAGTAAAGTTTTTTATAACTAAAAATAATGAAGAGTTTTTAATATTTCCTATTGATCAATTTCATAAATACTTTGATATTAATGCAGTGTACAGAGAGAAAAAAAGTGGCTCATCAAGGTTAAATAGTTCTAATAAGTCTGACTTTGAAAATGCAATGAAATCTACAAATATGAAATATGATTTTGTTGAATTAGATATTATTTCTAATGAAGAATTAAATAAAATGAAGATTAGTGGGAAGAAATATGATTATTTCTTAAAAAAATATGACGATACTTCTAATAATAAATATGAAGTAAGAAAACTATCTAATACTAAAAATGCAAATGTAATATTCTCTATAAAATTGTTACCTTATAGTATTGAGCAACAAGCAAAAGATATTACCATGTTTAAAAAAGAGATTATGAATAAAGAGTTTCTTTAA
- a CDS encoding glycerophosphodiester phosphodiesterase, with translation MTKNFAHRGFSGKYPENTMLAFQKAVEIGADGVELDVQLTKDGEVVIIHDETIDRTTDGKGYVVDYTYEELSKFNASYIYTGKMGFNKIPTLKEYFELVKDLDFVTNIELKTGINQYLGIEEKVYKLIKEYKLEKKVIISSFNHFSVLRMKKIAPELKCGFLSEDWIIDAGAYTASHRIECFHPRFNNLIPEVVEELKRNNIEINTWTVNKEEDIKDLINKGIDILIGNYPDLVKKIINENK, from the coding sequence ATGACAAAGAATTTTGCTCATAGGGGATTTAGTGGAAAATATCCAGAAAATACTATGCTAGCTTTCCAAAAGGCAGTTGAAATTGGAGCTGATGGAGTAGAACTAGATGTCCAACTTACAAAAGATGGAGAAGTAGTTATAATTCATGATGAAACAATAGATAGGACTACTGACGGAAAAGGCTATGTTGTAGATTATACTTATGAAGAGTTATCAAAATTTAATGCTTCATATATTTATACTGGAAAAATGGGATTTAATAAAATTCCGACATTAAAAGAATATTTTGAATTAGTAAAAGATTTAGATTTTGTTACTAATATTGAATTAAAAACAGGAATAAATCAATATTTAGGAATAGAAGAAAAGGTGTATAAGCTGATTAAAGAATATAAACTGGAAAAGAAGGTTATAATTTCAAGTTTTAATCATTTTTCCGTATTGAGAATGAAGAAAATAGCTCCTGAATTAAAATGTGGTTTCTTATCTGAAGATTGGATAATAGATGCTGGAGCATATACAGCTTCTCATAGGATTGAATGTTTTCATCCAAGATTTAATAACTTAATTCCTGAAGTTGTGGAAGAATTAAAAAGAAATAATATTGAAATTAATACTTGGACAGTTAATAAAGAAGAAGATATAAAGGATTTAATCAATAAAGGAATAGATATCTTAATTGGTAATTATCCTGATTTAGTGAAGAAAATAATAAATGAAAATAAATAG
- a CDS encoding immunity protein Imm33 domain-containing protein, whose amino-acid sequence MKKYVENAGSCIVTKSILNGETKFRWLFREEPLNNIDTGWMAFGDSDNDDYVNNPKNLTVVDLNTLINIEPTILNVYEMPIGTDLIFIEEDGDKYFINAKTNEQIREKVKSPFMIAFEKNLSFLRKDEYSKEFIENLFTESDRISLHTVGEVDFPTGQVIIADPLCYLHSEESRKILDRTIPIGKYEVELAILNSKTISKRVVGARLKIRNDKVLRYEQTQNISSSFNGFGVDAGLASFCDASVAEEYTKFWYDWIKNNPNKNHYNDYFYKFFQGKQFVDWEIPRANHKIAMFETGFGDGYYMSLYGLNEKDEVCELVIPFINPELVN is encoded by the coding sequence ATGAAAAAATATGTTGAGAATGCTGGTTCTTGTATTGTAACAAAATCTATATTGAATGGTGAAACTAAATTTAGATGGTTGTTTCGTGAAGAACCTCTTAATAATATTGATACTGGTTGGATGGCTTTTGGTGATAGTGACAATGATGACTATGTAAACAATCCAAAGAATCTTACTGTTGTTGATTTAAACACTTTAATCAATATAGAGCCTACTATTTTAAATGTCTATGAAATGCCTATAGGAACAGATTTAATTTTTATAGAAGAAGATGGAGATAAGTATTTTATCAATGCAAAAACTAATGAGCAAATAAGGGAAAAAGTAAAATCACCTTTTATGATAGCTTTTGAAAAGAATTTAAGTTTTTTAAGAAAAGATGAATATTCAAAAGAATTCATAGAAAATCTTTTTACAGAATCAGATAGAATAAGTTTGCATACTGTTGGAGAAGTTGATTTTCCAACAGGACAAGTAATTATTGCTGATCCTTTATGTTATTTACATAGCGAAGAAAGCAGAAAAATCTTAGATAGAACTATTCCTATTGGAAAATATGAAGTTGAGCTTGCTATTCTAAACTCAAAGACTATATCTAAAAGAGTGGTAGGAGCAAGATTGAAAATAAGAAATGATAAAGTTCTTCGTTATGAACAAACTCAAAATATTTCTAGTAGTTTCAATGGCTTCGGTGTTGATGCTGGGCTAGCAAGTTTTTGTGATGCTTCTGTTGCAGAAGAATATACTAAATTTTGGTATGATTGGATTAAAAATAATCCTAATAAAAATCACTATAACGATTATTTTTATAAATTTTTCCAAGGAAAACAATTTGTAGATTGGGAAATTCCTAGAGCAAATCATAAGATTGCAATGTTTGAAACAGGTTTTGGAGATGGTTACTATATGAGCTTATACGGACTTAATGAAAAAGATGAAGTTTGTGAACTGGTTATACCTTTCATTAATCCTGAACTTGTGAATTAA
- a CDS encoding putative quinol monooxygenase, producing the protein MLKKLLVGLAMLTSVSMYAVPTLNVYNFEVKNDKEASYKSITEDYVNKTAIEQGVLGLFATTDDRDKLNSYVIEIYNDYLAFSNHTKNQTSADFKAMTPQIAEGNLNTTDIEVQFAKDKKIEQNENTFAVYTVIEVKPENNTEFAEFIKNRAEASFNENGTLLVYVGTDRRSSNKWCVFEVFTDMDSYLNQRAASYSKNFITETKDMVISQKRAELQALKLINKGGLDYKKLY; encoded by the coding sequence ATCAGTTAGTATGTATGCAGTACCAACATTAAATGTCTACAATTTTGAGGTGAAAAATGATAAGGAGGCTTCTTATAAAAGTATAACAGAAGATTATGTAAATAAGACAGCCATAGAGCAAGGAGTTTTAGGGCTTTTTGCTACAACAGATGATAGAGATAAGTTAAATTCATATGTAATTGAGATATACAATGATTATTTAGCTTTTTCTAATCATACTAAAAATCAAACTAGTGCTGATTTTAAAGCTATGACACCTCAAATTGCAGAAGGAAATTTAAATACTACAGATATAGAAGTTCAATTTGCAAAGGATAAAAAGATAGAACAAAATGAAAATACTTTTGCAGTATACACAGTGATTGAAGTAAAACCTGAAAATAATACAGAATTTGCTGAATTTATTAAAAATAGAGCTGAGGCAAGTTTTAATGAAAATGGAACTTTACTTGTATATGTAGGAACTGATAGAAGAAGTTCTAATAAATGGTGTGTTTTTGAAGTATTTACTGATATGGATTCTTATTTAAATCAAAGAGCAGCAAGTTATTCTAAGAATTTTATTACAGAAACAAAAGATATGGTAATTTCACAAAAAAGAGCCGAGCTTCAAGCTTTAAAGTTAATAAATAAAGGTGGACTAGACTACAAAAAATTATATTAA
- a CDS encoding DNA cytosine methyltransferase has product MIKIKNKNLNGLKFIDLFAGLGGFRLALESFGAECVYSNEWDKYAQEVYQMNFGDKPDGDITLVDENTIPNHDILCAGFPCQAFSISGKQKGFEDSRGTLFFDVARIIKAKRPKVVFMENVKNFTTHDNGNTLKVVKNTMDDLGYDFYSNILNSLDFGIPQKRERIYMVCFRKDLNIKKFKFPKPFKLSTFVEDLLLPDEEVSNLIVNRPDLVLKDIEIKNNSNRTIRIGTVGKGGQGERIYSPKGIAITLSAYGGGIFAKTGGYLINGKTRKLHPRECARIMGYPDSYLIHSSASQAYKQFGNSVVVNVLQYITKNIGEALNYEYNYI; this is encoded by the coding sequence ATGATTAAAATAAAAAATAAAAATCTTAATGGTTTGAAATTTATAGATTTATTTGCAGGATTAGGAGGTTTTAGACTAGCATTAGAGTCATTTGGAGCAGAATGTGTTTATTCTAATGAATGGGATAAATATGCACAAGAAGTATATCAAATGAATTTTGGAGATAAACCTGATGGTGACATTACACTTGTCGATGAAAATACTATTCCTAATCATGATATTTTATGTGCTGGTTTTCCATGTCAAGCTTTTTCAATTAGTGGAAAACAAAAAGGGTTTGAAGATAGTAGAGGAACATTATTTTTTGATGTAGCAAGAATTATTAAAGCAAAAAGACCAAAAGTTGTTTTTATGGAAAATGTTAAAAATTTTACAACTCATGATAATGGAAATACATTAAAAGTGGTTAAAAATACAATGGATGATTTAGGTTATGATTTTTATTCAAATATTTTAAACTCTTTAGATTTTGGAATTCCTCAAAAAAGAGAACGTATTTATATGGTTTGTTTTAGAAAAGATTTAAATATTAAAAAGTTCAAATTTCCTAAACCATTTAAACTTTCAACTTTTGTAGAAGATTTATTATTACCAGATGAAGAAGTATCAAATCTTATTGTTAATAGACCAGATTTAGTATTAAAGGATATAGAAATTAAGAATAATTCTAATAGAACTATAAGAATAGGGACTGTTGGTAAAGGAGGGCAAGGAGAAAGAATTTATAGTCCTAAAGGAATAGCAATTACATTATCTGCATATGGTGGTGGAATCTTTGCTAAAACTGGAGGATACTTAATAAATGGTAAAACAAGAAAATTGCATCCTCGTGAATGTGCTCGTATTATGGGATATCCTGATTCATATTTAATACATTCCTCAGCCAGTCAAGCATATAAACAATTTGGAAATTCTGTTGTTGTTAATGTTTTACAGTACATTACTAAAAATATAGGAGAAGCTTTAAATTATGAATATAACTACATTTAA
- the tnpB gene encoding IS200/IS605 family element RNA-guided endonuclease TnpB, whose amino-acid sequence MKIVKKAYKFRIYPTLEQIIFFSKNFGCVRKVHNLMLDDRKKSYEEYKSTGIKTKYPTPTKYKEEYPYLKEVDSLALANAQLNLEKAFKNFLKNKDFGFPRYKCKSNPVQSYTTNNQNTIYIKDSYIKLPKLKSLVKIRLHREIKGIIKSVTISKNSLDHYFVSILCEEEIEELSKTNKNIGIDLGIKEFATMSDCTKVENLKLAKEYEKKLKREQRKLSKRCKLAKDSDKKLSDSRNYQKQKKKVAKIHNKIRNKRKDFVNKLSTKIINNHDIICIEDLNIKGMLKNHKLAKSISDVSWSEFVRQLEYKTNWYGRKIVKVPTFYPSSKTCSSCGSIKETLTLSERIYHCECCGLEIDRDYNASINILKKGLEILKEEKVS is encoded by the coding sequence ATGAAGATAGTTAAAAAAGCATATAAATTCAGAATATATCCTACCTTAGAACAAATAATCTTTTTCTCAAAAAACTTTGGTTGTGTCAGAAAAGTTCATAACCTTATGTTAGATGATAGAAAGAAAAGTTATGAAGAATATAAATCAACAGGAATTAAAACTAAATATCCTACTCCTACTAAATATAAAGAAGAATATCCTTATTTAAAAGAAGTTGATAGCTTAGCTCTTGCTAATGCACAATTAAATTTAGAAAAGGCTTTTAAGAATTTTCTTAAAAATAAAGATTTTGGTTTTCCAAGATATAAATGTAAATCCAATCCAGTCCAAAGCTATACTACAAATAATCAAAACACAATATATATTAAAGATAGCTACATAAAACTTCCTAAATTAAAATCACTAGTTAAAATTAGACTACATAGAGAAATAAAAGGTATAATTAAATCAGTAACAATAAGTAAAAATAGTCTTGATCATTATTTTGTTTCAATATTATGTGAAGAAGAAATAGAAGAATTATCAAAAACTAATAAAAATATTGGAATAGATTTAGGAATAAAAGAATTTGCAACAATGAGTGATTGTACAAAAGTAGAAAATTTAAAGCTAGCAAAAGAATATGAGAAAAAATTAAAAAGAGAACAAAGAAAACTATCAAAGAGATGTAAACTTGCTAAAGATAGTGATAAAAAACTATCAGATAGTAGGAATTATCAAAAGCAAAAGAAAAAAGTAGCAAAGATCCATAATAAAATTAGAAATAAAAGAAAAGACTTTGTAAATAAGTTGAGTACAAAAATTATCAATAACCACGATATAATCTGTATAGAAGACTTAAATATAAAGGGAATGTTAAAAAATCACAAATTAGCAAAAAGTATATCAGATGTAAGTTGGAGTGAATTTGTAAGACAACTAGAATATAAAACAAATTGGTATGGAAGAAAGATTGTAAAAGTACCTACATTTTATCCAAGTAGTAAGACTTGTTCTAGTTGTGGTAGTATAAAAGAAACTCTAACATTATCAGAAAGAATATATCATTGTGAATGTTGTGGACTAGAAATAGATAGAGATTACAATGCAAGTATAAATATATTAAAAAAAGGTTTAGAAATATTAAAAGAAGAAAAAGTAAGTTAA